ATCAGTTAGAACATTGCAAAGATGGGATAACGAAGGAATATTAAAAGCATTTAGAACACCAACAAATAGAAGATATTATACTTACGAACAATATAAAGAGTTTAAAGGAATAACATCTTCTGAAAAAAGAACAATTATATATACAAGGGTTTCAACTTCTAATCAAAAAGATGATCTAAAAAATCAAGTTGAGTTTCTTAAACAATATGCTAATGCAAAAGGAATTATTGTAGATGAAATTATAGAGGATTATGGAAGTGGATTGAACTATAATCGTAAGAAATGGAATAAACTAATAGACCAGTGTATGACTTCTGAAATAAGCACTATAATAGTAACTCATAAAGATAGATTTGTACGTTTTGGATTTGAATGGTTTGAAAGATTTTTAGAGAAATTTAATGTAAAAATAATAGTAGTAAATAATGAAAGTCTATCACCATCAGAAGAATTAGTTCAAGATATAATTTCCATACTTCATATTTTTAGTTGCAGAATTTATGGCTTAAGAAAATATAAGAAAAAGATAAAGGAAGATGAAGAAGTTGAAAAAAGCATACAAAATAGAGATTAAACCAACAGAAGAACAGACAACTAAAATTCATCAAACTATTGGTGTAAGTAGGTTCATATACAATTTTTATATTGCTCATAATAAAGAAGTTTACGAAAAAGAGAAAAAATTTATTAGTGGTATGGATTTTTCTAAATGGCTTAATAATGAGTATATTCCTAATAATACCGATAAAATTTGGATTAAAGAAGTATCCTCTAAAGCTACTAAACAAGCCATTATGAATGGAGAAAAAGCTTTTAAAAAGTTTTTTGATGGTAAAGCAAGTTTTCCTAAATTTAAGAAAAAGAAAAATCAAGATGTTAAAGCTTACTTTCCAAAGAACAATAAAACAGATTGGACTATTGAAAGACATAGAGTTAAAGTACCAACTTTAGGCTGGATTAGATTAAAAGAATTTGGATACATTCCAGTTAACTCTATGGTTAAAAGTGGTACAGTAAATCAAAAAGCAGATAGATATTTTGTTTCAATTTTAGTTGAAGAAGCTATTAAAGTAGATAATAAACCTTACTCAGAAGGAATAGGCGTAGACCTTGGACTAAAGAATTTTGCAATTTGTAATAATGGCTTAACTAAAAAGAATATTAACAAAACTAAAACAGTTAAAAAAGCAGAAAAGAAACTAAAACGTGAGCAAAGAAAGCTTTCAAGAAAATATGAAAGTTTAAAATTAAGAAATAAAAAAGAGAAAGGAGAAGCTACTCGTCAAAATATCCAAAAACAAATAGTCAAGGTACAAAAACTTCATCAAAGACTTACAAGTATAAGAAATGATTATATAAATAAAACAGTGAATGAGTTAATAAAACAAAAACCAAGTTTTATAACTATTGAAGATTTAAATGTAAGTGGAATGATGAAGAATAGACATTTAGCTAAAGCGGTTGCTGGGCAAAAGTTTTATGAATTTAGAACTAAGCTTATTTCAAAAGCTAAACAAAATGGCATTGAGATAAGAATAGTTAATAGATTCTATCCAAGTAGTAAAGTGTGTAGCTGTTGTGGAGCATATAAGAAAGATTTAAAACTATCTGATAGAGTTTACAAATGCAGTTGTGGGCTTTCTATTGATAGAGATTTAAATGCTTCAATAAATTTAGCTAATGTTAAAGAATATAAGATAGCTTAATTAAACAAGCACTTATATGTGTACCCAAGGCTATTTGGGGAATTAACGACTGCGGAGTACTATACAAACTGTAGTAGCTTAGGCAAGACAGAGTACGTTGAAGCAGTAAGAATCTCAATATGGATACATTTGACCATGTTTTGAGTAGCAGGATAATAGTTTGAAAAGATGCATTGTATGTGGAGAGGCAGGAGAAAGACATCATATTGTATTTAAAAATGCAGGTGGATTTGATTTTCCGTTAAACTTTATATATCTATGCTCAGAGCATCATAGAGGAAAAAATGGACCTCATAAAAACAGAATTGTAGATTTAAAATATAAGATTAATATGCAAAATGCATTGTTTAGTAAATTAAATGAAAAATACTATAGTATAAATGACATTATAAAGATTCTAAGTATAAATCCAAGGCAGGCTAAAGTGCTAATAAGTAATTTATCAAAATATAGTGAAGGATATAAAGCTGAGGATATTATAAAAAAGTTAATGGGTGGTAAATTTTATTATGAATTCATGATAGATGAGGATTATCATGATTGGTGGAATGTACCAGAGAAAGAGATATTCTTAAAGAAATGAGGATAAAGGAGTTTGAATATGAAGATTGTATGTATTGGTGATAGTTTAACTTATGGCTTTGGTGTTATGAAAAGACATACTTGGATTGAAATATTAAAAGAAAAATTAGAGATACGCTTTGTAAATAAGGGAATAAACGGAGATACTACAGCAGGAATGTTAAGTAGATCTTATGAGGATATTATTTTGAATTATCCAGATAAAGTTATAATCATGGGAGGTACTAACGATTTTATTTTAGGTTATGATTTGAAAAGAGTTCAAGAAAATGTAATTTTTTTGGCTAAGGAAGCAAATGAACATGGCATAGAGCCAATAATAGGGATACAAATACCTACGGAACCTAAATTGGCAAGGGAGAAATGGACTAAAGAAGTAGACTATGAAAATGTCAATAAAAAAATAGTAGATTATAGGAATAGAATAATAGAGGCTTGTAAATTTAATGGATATAAATATATAGATTTTTACAAGGAATTTGTTCATGAACTAAAGGACAATGGAGATTGTAGATATTATACCGATGGTATACATCCTAATTATGAAGGACATAAGATAATGGCTAGAAGTGCTGAGAAGCTTATAGTCTCCAAGACAGAAAAATAACACTTATAACGGACTAAATTTAAAGAGTACTTAAAAATCATAATTATTTAAAATAATATATAAATATGTATGACTTTGGAGGGATTTTTTTGAAACCTTTAGCGGATAGTATACGCCCAAGTTCTATAGAAGAGGTGGTGGGACAAGAACATCTTTTAGGAAAGGGTAAAATATTAAATAAAATGTTATCTTCAGGAAAAATAACTAATAGTATATTTTATGGGCCACCGGGAGTTGGAAAGACTACTGTAGCTAATTTAATGGCAAAAGTGTCTAATAAAAGTTTTTATAAATTAAATGCTACTAATGCTTCTTTAAGTGATATTAAGGATATTGTAGAAGAGTTGGATAGTTTAATGAATTTAAATGGAATCATACTTTATTTGGATGAGATACAGAACTTTAATAAAAAACAGCAGCAATCTTTATTAGAATTCATGGAAAATGGCAAGATAACTTTAATAGCCAGTACTACAGAAAATCCATTTCATTATGTGTATAAGGCTATTTTAAGTAGAGCAGCAGTTTTTGAATTTAAGCCTATAGAAGAAAGGCATATAGAAGCTGCATTAAATAGGGCTTTAAGTATAGCTCAAAAGGAATTTAAAAACATAGATATAAATGCAGAAGAAAAGGTGCTTTCTTACATAGCTAAATTAAGTGATGGAGATGTGAGAAGAGCTATTAATATTTTGGAAATATGTATAAATACAACAGATATAGACGAAAATGGTATTTTGAATATAAATGAAGGAATAGTTAAAAATTGTTGCCCTGCAAAAATACTAAATTATGACGTAAATGGTGAAAGTCATTATGATATTTTAAGTGCTTTTCAAAAGTCTATAAGAGGAAGTCATGTGGATGCATCTTTGCATTATTTAGCTAGATTAATAAAAGTAGGAGACTTAATATCTATATGCAGAAGATTATTAGTTATAGCATCAGAAGATATTGGACTTGCATATCCTAATGCTATAAATATAGTAAAAGCCTGTACAGATTCAGCTATGCAGTTAGGTTTTCCAGAGGCTAAGATACCTCTTTCCGAGGCTGTAATACTTTTAGCCACAGCACCAAAATCCAACTCGGCATTGTTGGCTATAGATAGAGCATTAGAGGATTTGGATAAAAAATATATTAGCGAAATACCAGCTAATATAAGGGATGGTCACTATAAAGGTGCTGAGAGTTTAGGCAGAATGCAAAACTATAAATATCCTCATGATTATCCCAATAATTATATAGAGCAGAATTATATGCCAAGTAGTATTGAAGGTAATATATATTATGAGGCAGGCAACAATAAGATGGAAATAAATGCTAAAAAATATTGGGATAAGATAAAAAAACTATAAGATTTAAATCTTATAGTTTTTTTTATTTTAATGTTGACAAGAATGGTCGGGTTTGATAATATTTATTTATAAAGTTGAGTGAAAAGCTCGGCATTAAGAGGTGATTAAATGAAATTATCTACTAAAGGTAGATATGGGGTAAAAGCTATGGTGGATTTAGCCATAAATTATGGGAAAAATCCTGTATCTATAAAGTCTATTTCAGAAAGGCAGGATATATCTGAATACTATTTAGAACAGTTATTTTCACCTTTAAGAAAGGCAAAACTTATAAAGAGTATTAGAGGTGCACAAGGTGGATATGTTTTAAATAGAGAACCAAAAGACATAACTATCTTTGATATAATGGAAATTCTAGAAGGACCAGTAGAAATATCTGGTTGTCTAGAAGGAAATAAATGTAACAATATTGAGTGTTGTGCTACTAGGCTTTTATGGAAAAAAATAAAGGAAAGCATAGATAGCGTAACCACGTCAGTAACTTTACAAGATATTGTAGATGATTATAAAAGAATGAATGAAAAGTAGGGAGTGATATAAATGGAAAACAATAAAAGAGTTTATATGGATTATGCGGCTACTACATATACAAAGCCAGAAGTTTTAGAGGCGATGATTCCTTATTTCACACAGGAATTTGGAAATCCATCATCCATATATTCATTATCAAGAGAAACAAAAAAGGCTATAGATTTAGCAAGAGAAAGAGTTTCTAAAGTTATAAATTGTGAGCCAGCAGAAGTGTTCTTTACAGGTGGAGGTTCTGAGGCAGATAACTGGGCTTTAAAGGGAATAGCTTTTGCAAATAAACATAGAGGAAATCACATAATAACTACTAAAATAGAGCATCATGCTATACTTCATACATGTGAATTTTTAGCCAGAAATGGTTTTGAAATAACCTACCTTCCAGTAGACGAAGAAGGTAAAATTAGAATAGAAGATTTAAAGAATGCTATAACAGATAAGACGATATTGGTTTCAATAATGTATGCAAATAATGAGATAGGAACTATACAACCGATAAAAGAAATAGGTGAAATTTGCAGAGAAAAGAGAATATTCTTCCATACAGATGCAGTTCAAGCTATAGGTCATGAAAAAATAGACGTTAAAGATATGAAAATAGACTTATTATCTATGGCAGCTCATAAATTTTATGGACCTAAGGGTGTGGGAGTTTTATATATAAGAAAGGGCGTAAGAATAGACAACTTAGTTCATGGTGGTGGACAGGAAAGAGGCAGAAGGGCAGGAACTGAAAATATAGCTGGTATAGTTGGACTTGGAAAAGCTATAGAATTGGCAGATGAAAACTTAGAAAAAGAGCAAGAAAGACTTTCTAAGTTAAGAGATAAATTAATAAACGGACTTTTAAAGGTTCCATATACTAGATTAAATGGACCAATAGGGAAAGACAGACTTGCAGGAAATGTGAATATTTGTTTTAGATTTATAGAAGGTGAATCAATACTTCTTCTTTTAGATGCTAAGGGCATATGTGCTTCTAGTGGAAGTGCTTGTACATCTGGATCTTTAGATCCATCACATGTACTACTTGCTATAGGGCTTCCTCATGAAATAGCTCATGGTTCTTTAAGATTGACTTTGGGAGAGAAAACCACAGAAGAAGATGTAGATTATGTACTAGAAGTGGTACCTAATATAGTTCAAAGATTAAGAGATATGTCACCATTATGGGATGACTTTTTAAAGAAAGGGGATAAATAATTATGATATATAGTGAAAAAGTAATGGAGCATTTTACAAATCCAAGAAATGTAGGAGAAATACAAGATGCCAATGGAGTGGGAGAAGTTGGCAATCCTAAATGTGGCGATATAATGAAAATTTATTTGAAAGTTGAAGATGATATTATTAAAGACGTTAAATTTAAAACCTTTGGATGTGGATCCGCTATAGCATCATCTAGTATGGCTACGGAACTTATAAAAGGGAAAAGGGTAGAAGAAGCTTGGGAACTAACTAACAAGGCTGTAGCTGAAGCTCTAGACGGGCTTCCACCTGTAAAAATGCACTGTTCAGTTTTAGCAGAGCAAGCTATACACAAAGCTATAAATGATTATAGAAAAGGTAAGGGATTAGAGCTTTGGGATTACGAAGAAAAAGATGCCCATGATCACGAGCATGGAGAAGAGTAAAATAAAGGTGATAAAATTATGAAAAAAAAAGTTGTCATAGGTATGAGTGGAGGAGTGGATAGCTCTGTAGCTGCATATTTGTTAAAAGAGCAAGGTTATGATGTAATAGGTATAATGATGAGGTTAGCTCCAGATATTAAGGAGTATGAGGAATGCGAAACCAGTTGCTGTAGTTTATCTGCAGTGGATGATGCGAGAAAAGTTGCAGATAAATTAGAAATTCCATTTTATGTTATGAATTTTAAGAGTGAATTTGAAGAACAGGTTATTAAGCCTTTTGTAAGTGAATATAAAGAAGGCAGAACTCCAAATCCCTGCATAGCATGTAATAAGCATGTTAAGTTTCAAGCATTTTTAAGAAAAGCTAGGGCTATAGGAGCTGAATATATTGCTACAGGTCATTATGCTAGAATAGAAAAAGAAGGAGAAAGACATCTTCTCAAAAAGGCATGTGACCCAAAAAAAGATCAAAGCTATGTATTATATAATTTAACACAGGAACAGTTAGCGCATACATTGATGCCTTGTTCTAAATATACAAAAGAGGAAATAAGGGCTATAGCGGAGAAAATAGGCCTTAAGGTTCATAACAAAAGGGATAGTCAAGAAATATGTTTTATACCAGATAATAATCACGGAAAGTTTATAGAAAACTATACTAATAGTAATAGTAAACAAGGTAATTTTGTAGATAAAGAAGGAAATATTTTAGGAAAGCATAAAGGAATAGTACACTATACCATAGGACAAAGAAAAGGATTAGGAATTGCTTTAGGTAGACCTGTATTTGTATCAGATATAAATCCTGTTACTAATGAAGTTACTTTAGGAGATGAACAGGATATATTTAAAACAGAACTTTTAGCTACAGATATGAATTTTATTCCTTTTGATTCTTTAGAAAAACCTATGGAAGTAGAAGCTAAGATAAGATATTCTTCAAAACCTGCAAGGGCCATAATAATTCCAGAAAAAGAAGGAAAAGTTAGAGTGGTCTTTGACCAAAAGCAAAGAGCAATTACTAAAGGACAATCAGTAGTGTTTTATCAAGATGATTTAGTAGTTGGCGGTGGGATAATCGAAAAAATAATATAGAATTTCATATTATGATTATTTCATAGATTATATAAATTCTCTCCTATGCTGGTTGTGGGGGAGAATTTATTAATACTTAGCTATAAATGAGAAAAAATCGTAGCATAAATTTACACTATTACCTAGAACTTAAAAATTCTTTAAAGTACCTAACGAAAATAAGTCATAATAATTAAGATATTTTGCGGGGTGGGCACTAGTGATTAGGGATTAATAAATAGAGTTTTTTTATAAAAGCAATGGTTAATATATGAAACGAATTTTTTCATGTATAATTATAGTATATAAGTGTATACATAAATAAAAGGCAATTTTTACGAAAAGTAACTTTTTATAGTTGAGGAGATGTGTAATATGATGTATAGTGACAAAGTCTTAGAACATTTTTATGCTCCTAGAAATGTTGGGGTACTGCCTAATGCAGATGCTGTAGGAGAATATGGAGACCCAAAGTGTGGGGATGTTATGAAATTTTATTTTATTATAGAGGATAATATAATAAAAGATGTTAAATTTAAAGCTTTTGGATGTGGTTCTGCTATAGCATCAGCTAGCATAGCTACAGAAATTATAAAGGGTAAAACACTAGAAGATGCTTGGAATATAACTAATAAATCTGTTATTGAAGCATTAGAGGGGTTACCACCTTCAAAGGTGCATTGCTCAGTGTTGGCAGAACAAACTATACACAAAGCAATAAATAATTATAGGCAATTTAAGGGATTAGAGCTTTGGCAGGATAAATATAATCATGAAGAAATTCAATAATAATGTTGACATATATTATATTTTTTTTTATAATTTAATTTAACATAATTG
The DNA window shown above is from Haloimpatiens massiliensis and carries:
- a CDS encoding IS607 family transposase, whose product is MKNNNYKPNEFAELINVSVRTLQRWDNEGILKAFRTPTNRRYYTYEQYKEFKGITSSEKRTIIYTRVSTSNQKDDLKNQVEFLKQYANAKGIIVDEIIEDYGSGLNYNRKKWNKLIDQCMTSEISTIIVTHKDRFVRFGFEWFERFLEKFNVKIIVVNNESLSPSEELVQDIISILHIFSCRIYGLRKYKKKIKEDEEVEKSIQNRD
- a CDS encoding RNA-guided endonuclease InsQ/TnpB family protein; this encodes MKKLKKAYKIEIKPTEEQTTKIHQTIGVSRFIYNFYIAHNKEVYEKEKKFISGMDFSKWLNNEYIPNNTDKIWIKEVSSKATKQAIMNGEKAFKKFFDGKASFPKFKKKKNQDVKAYFPKNNKTDWTIERHRVKVPTLGWIRLKEFGYIPVNSMVKSGTVNQKADRYFVSILVEEAIKVDNKPYSEGIGVDLGLKNFAICNNGLTKKNINKTKTVKKAEKKLKREQRKLSRKYESLKLRNKKEKGEATRQNIQKQIVKVQKLHQRLTSIRNDYINKTVNELIKQKPSFITIEDLNVSGMMKNRHLAKAVAGQKFYEFRTKLISKAKQNGIEIRIVNRFYPSSKVCSCCGAYKKDLKLSDRVYKCSCGLSIDRDLNASINLANVKEYKIA
- a CDS encoding HNH endonuclease, with the translated sequence MKRCIVCGEAGERHHIVFKNAGGFDFPLNFIYLCSEHHRGKNGPHKNRIVDLKYKINMQNALFSKLNEKYYSINDIIKILSINPRQAKVLISNLSKYSEGYKAEDIIKKLMGGKFYYEFMIDEDYHDWWNVPEKEIFLKK
- a CDS encoding SGNH/GDSL hydrolase family protein, which encodes MKIVCIGDSLTYGFGVMKRHTWIEILKEKLEIRFVNKGINGDTTAGMLSRSYEDIILNYPDKVIIMGGTNDFILGYDLKRVQENVIFLAKEANEHGIEPIIGIQIPTEPKLAREKWTKEVDYENVNKKIVDYRNRIIEACKFNGYKYIDFYKEFVHELKDNGDCRYYTDGIHPNYEGHKIMARSAEKLIVSKTEK
- a CDS encoding replication-associated recombination protein A, translated to MKPLADSIRPSSIEEVVGQEHLLGKGKILNKMLSSGKITNSIFYGPPGVGKTTVANLMAKVSNKSFYKLNATNASLSDIKDIVEELDSLMNLNGIILYLDEIQNFNKKQQQSLLEFMENGKITLIASTTENPFHYVYKAILSRAAVFEFKPIEERHIEAALNRALSIAQKEFKNIDINAEEKVLSYIAKLSDGDVRRAINILEICINTTDIDENGILNINEGIVKNCCPAKILNYDVNGESHYDILSAFQKSIRGSHVDASLHYLARLIKVGDLISICRRLLVIASEDIGLAYPNAINIVKACTDSAMQLGFPEAKIPLSEAVILLATAPKSNSALLAIDRALEDLDKKYISEIPANIRDGHYKGAESLGRMQNYKYPHDYPNNYIEQNYMPSSIEGNIYYEAGNNKMEINAKKYWDKIKKL
- a CDS encoding RrF2 family transcriptional regulator; its protein translation is MKLSTKGRYGVKAMVDLAINYGKNPVSIKSISERQDISEYYLEQLFSPLRKAKLIKSIRGAQGGYVLNREPKDITIFDIMEILEGPVEISGCLEGNKCNNIECCATRLLWKKIKESIDSVTTSVTLQDIVDDYKRMNEK
- the nifS gene encoding cysteine desulfurase NifS; translated protein: MENNKRVYMDYAATTYTKPEVLEAMIPYFTQEFGNPSSIYSLSRETKKAIDLARERVSKVINCEPAEVFFTGGGSEADNWALKGIAFANKHRGNHIITTKIEHHAILHTCEFLARNGFEITYLPVDEEGKIRIEDLKNAITDKTILVSIMYANNEIGTIQPIKEIGEICREKRIFFHTDAVQAIGHEKIDVKDMKIDLLSMAAHKFYGPKGVGVLYIRKGVRIDNLVHGGGQERGRRAGTENIAGIVGLGKAIELADENLEKEQERLSKLRDKLINGLLKVPYTRLNGPIGKDRLAGNVNICFRFIEGESILLLLDAKGICASSGSACTSGSLDPSHVLLAIGLPHEIAHGSLRLTLGEKTTEEDVDYVLEVVPNIVQRLRDMSPLWDDFLKKGDK
- the nifU gene encoding Fe-S cluster assembly scaffold protein NifU, whose translation is MIYSEKVMEHFTNPRNVGEIQDANGVGEVGNPKCGDIMKIYLKVEDDIIKDVKFKTFGCGSAIASSSMATELIKGKRVEEAWELTNKAVAEALDGLPPVKMHCSVLAEQAIHKAINDYRKGKGLELWDYEEKDAHDHEHGEE
- the mnmA gene encoding tRNA 2-thiouridine(34) synthase MnmA — protein: MKKKVVIGMSGGVDSSVAAYLLKEQGYDVIGIMMRLAPDIKEYEECETSCCSLSAVDDARKVADKLEIPFYVMNFKSEFEEQVIKPFVSEYKEGRTPNPCIACNKHVKFQAFLRKARAIGAEYIATGHYARIEKEGERHLLKKACDPKKDQSYVLYNLTQEQLAHTLMPCSKYTKEEIRAIAEKIGLKVHNKRDSQEICFIPDNNHGKFIENYTNSNSKQGNFVDKEGNILGKHKGIVHYTIGQRKGLGIALGRPVFVSDINPVTNEVTLGDEQDIFKTELLATDMNFIPFDSLEKPMEVEAKIRYSSKPARAIIIPEKEGKVRVVFDQKQRAITKGQSVVFYQDDLVVGGGIIEKII
- the nifU gene encoding Fe-S cluster assembly scaffold protein NifU; its protein translation is MMYSDKVLEHFYAPRNVGVLPNADAVGEYGDPKCGDVMKFYFIIEDNIIKDVKFKAFGCGSAIASASIATEIIKGKTLEDAWNITNKSVIEALEGLPPSKVHCSVLAEQTIHKAINNYRQFKGLELWQDKYNHEEIQ